TCTATTCGTGTCGGAATAACTGATAGGTTCAGCGCCTTTGTTCGTCGCGCAAGAGGATCGACACGACTTCTGTACTTTGTGTCTCCGTATGCCTGGTGAAGGATTGCATCTTTCAGTACCATTGGTACTGGGCCACCCCATTCATATTTGATCTCCCAAAGATGAGCGTGCATTAGAATATCACGCAGTACATAAACGTCATGTAGAGCTTCCCTATGCCGAAGCCTTGGAAAAACAGATAAGACGATATCAACAGCATTTCGCTTTAAAACAGGCTCTGGCTTTGGGCAAGTGTCGCGCAGACGAGACACGTAGGATTCGAACATCGCGACAAGTAATATGACCCCAGATGCACAATAACCGCATTCATGATGTGTCGATTGAATACGGCTAGGACGGGCATGCTTACGCAGTATCAATCGATCAATTAGATCAGCGGTTGCAGATATGCTGACCCGATAATGGTAATCAGATCATCCTGGATTCGTGGCATTTTGCCGCTCCTGATTCCTTGGATACAGTCGTAGCCAGAGTGGACCCGACCTGCGGGTGGCGCTCCTCGGCAATCGTAGCTTCTGGACTAACGCTTGGTCGGGCAGCCACTGGAAGGAGGGACGGGGGTTGGAGAACACCCCGCTTTCAGCTTCACCCCTAAAGCCCTGATGACGTGTAGGATCGTATCAACGGTTGGGCTCCGTTCGCCAGACAAGGTTTTGTGCCGTCTTTCACGAGGCAGTGCCATATCCCACGCCAAAACATCGCAAAGGGCCGTCATCACTTCCCCAACAGAGATTCACTCACGCGACTCTGGATGGGGCCATGATTTTATCGGAGCAGCAATATCAGGACCAACCCCAGTGACACCACCACCATCACTCCCATGGCGAGACATAGCGTGAGAAGACGTCGATACCGATGTTCCGCCGGAACCATACCCTGTTCGAGCGTCTCGAGCGCTGCTCGCATTTGTGTCGCCAAGTCCTTGATGTCGGTGTCGTTCCGTGCCACTGCAGCCTGAAGCTCAGTAATCTGCTGTTGCAGCGTCGCCATCTGATCGCCAGGCACATCGCCACGCTTTTTAGTAAACACAGGAGCCGCAGCAGACAAGATGGTCCCCACATGCGGCAGTGCGACTTTCAACGCAGGAAGGAACCAAGCCGGCATCGTTGAAGACCTCACGAAGGCGGTTTGAATCGGATTAGCAACTCAGATTCATTATGCAGTGAAATTGTCTCTGAATCGCGCGTTATTCTCACAATGGCTCAATCACTTGTCAATCCCTCTCAGTTCACCCTCCCATCTGAAAGGATTCCTCCTCTCGTCCCATATCCTCCTGTGACTGCCATACACCGCCAGGCCACTCAGGAGGAGTCTATGGAGCAAGGCAACGGCACGAGCCAAGCGAACACACCGACTTTCCGGCGTGATCCCCGCCTCTATCAAATTGTCAGCCTGTCGACTCTCCTTCTCTACGGCCTCTTCTGGCTTCATTTCGATGTCTCAATCTGGCAGATCCTCATCACACTCGGTGTCGCCCAACTGACCCAGTATGCCGGCACCCGTTATTTCAACCTCCCTTTCTTTGATCCTAAGAGCGCACTGATTTCCTCTCTTTCACTATGCCTTCTACTTCGCACCAATGATCTTGCAGTTGCTGCTCTAGCCTCGTTCATTGCCATTGGTAGCAAGTTCGTCATCCGCTGGAAGAACAAACACATCTTCAATCCGACGAATCTTGCTCTTGTTGTCATGCTCGTGAGTGGTCTCGGCTGGATTTCTCCTGGACAATGGGGACAGGTGGCTTGGTTCGGCTTTCTGGTCGCGTGTCTTGGGAGCCTTGTCATAACACGAGCAGCTCGCGCCGATGTCACACTGGCATTTCTGACCTTCTATATCGGACTGCTCATCGCCCGAGCTCTGTGGCTTGGTGATCCATTGACGATTCCACTGCATCAGGTTGAGAGTGGCGCACTGCTCATTTTCTCCTTCTTCATGATTTCCGATCCCAAGACGACACCGGACTCACGATGCGGGCGGATCCTGTTTGCGCTGATCGTCGCCCTCACCGCCCTCTACACCCAATTCGGATTTTTCAAACCCAATTGCCTGCTGTGGGGACTCATCATCTGTTCACCAATCGTGCCGTTCATTGACCGACTCTTGCCAGGTCTTCATTACAACTGGTTGAGACCAACTATCGGTCACGGTTCTGTGCCTGTTCAACTGACTCCGGTGCTTCAACCACAAAGGAGGTTTTCATGAATCCTGTACTCGGCCCCATCATGACCTTTGCCATAAGTCTATTTCTCTGGTGCAGTGAAGCATCAGCATTCTGCGGATTTTATGTCGGCAAAGCGGATACCAAGCTCTTTAACAAAGCATCCGAAGTTGTCATTACTCGCCATGACAACAAGACCGTCATCACAATGGCCAATGACTTCAAGGGCGATGTGAAGGAATTTGCAATGGTTGTCCCAGTACCAACCGTGCTGGAGAAAGACCAGATCCACATCGGCGATCCGTCCG
This is a stretch of genomic DNA from Nitrospira sp.. It encodes these proteins:
- a CDS encoding RnfABCDGE type electron transport complex subunit D, with product MEQGNGTSQANTPTFRRDPRLYQIVSLSTLLLYGLFWLHFDVSIWQILITLGVAQLTQYAGTRYFNLPFFDPKSALISSLSLCLLLRTNDLAVAALASFIAIGSKFVIRWKNKHIFNPTNLALVVMLVSGLGWISPGQWGQVAWFGFLVACLGSLVITRAARADVTLAFLTFYIGLLIARALWLGDPLTIPLHQVESGALLIFSFFMISDPKTTPDSRCGRILFALIVALTALYTQFGFFKPNCLLWGLIICSPIVPFIDRLLPGLHYNWLRPTIGHGSVPVQLTPVLQPQRRFS